Proteins encoded by one window of Paroedura picta isolate Pp20150507F chromosome 11, Ppicta_v3.0, whole genome shotgun sequence:
- the TMEM196 gene encoding transmembrane protein 196 isoform X6, whose amino-acid sequence MCTSSHIIGSLLVLSVLEIGLGVSSVAVGAVSFSLVLAEPQPPQLGDSSPVWSGVCFLLCGACGILCAKKKSGLVMILFSACCICGLIGGILNFQFLRALSKKSSTLYSLHVTSMSLACIGIGGCTLSSWLTCRLASYEQRRMFSEREHSLHHSHEMADKTSIFFTKPPLQSTLSGTFSGNPSRDQGNDRQHEQWRTTFNL is encoded by the exons ATGTGCACCAGCAGCCACATCATCGGCAGCCTCCTGGTGCTCTCCGTGCTGGAGATAGGGCTGGGGGTCTCCAGCGTGGCCGTGGGGGCGGTCAGCTTCAGCCTGGTCCTTGCGGAGCCTCAGCCGCCTCAGCTGGGAGACTCTTCTCCGGTATGGAGCGGGGTGTGT TTTCTGCTTTGTGGAGCATGTGGAATACTGTgtgccaaaaaaaaatcaggacttGTC ATGATCCTTTTCTCAGCCTGCTGTATCTGTGGACTCATTGGGGGAATATTAAACTTTCAGTTCCTTCGCGCACTGAGCAAGAAATCCTCCACTCTCTATTCCTTGCACGTTACATCCATGTCCCTGGCATGCATTGGGATTGGGGGCTGCACCCTTTCTTCATGGCTCACTTGCCGGCTTGCCAGCTATGAGCAAAGGCGAATGTTTTCAGAAAGAGAGCATTCACTGCATCACTCCCACGAAATGGCTGACAAG ACGAGTATCTTCTTCACCAAACCCCCACTTCAGTCGACATTATCTGGCACCTTTTCTGGAAATCCTAGCCGAGACCAAG GAAATGACAGACAACATGAGCAATGGAGGACCACATTTAATTTATAA
- the TMEM196 gene encoding transmembrane protein 196 isoform X5, giving the protein MCTSSHIIGSLLVLSVLEIGLGVSSVAVGAVSFSLVLAEPQPPQLGDSSPVWSGVCFLLCGACGILCAKKKSGLVMILFSACCICGLIGGILNFQFLRALSKKSSTLYSLHVTSMSLACIGIGGCTLSSWLTCRLASYEQRRMFSEREHSLHHSHEMADKQTSIFFTKPPLQSTLSGTFSGNPSRDQGNDRQHEQWRTTFNL; this is encoded by the exons ATGTGCACCAGCAGCCACATCATCGGCAGCCTCCTGGTGCTCTCCGTGCTGGAGATAGGGCTGGGGGTCTCCAGCGTGGCCGTGGGGGCGGTCAGCTTCAGCCTGGTCCTTGCGGAGCCTCAGCCGCCTCAGCTGGGAGACTCTTCTCCGGTATGGAGCGGGGTGTGT TTTCTGCTTTGTGGAGCATGTGGAATACTGTgtgccaaaaaaaaatcaggacttGTC ATGATCCTTTTCTCAGCCTGCTGTATCTGTGGACTCATTGGGGGAATATTAAACTTTCAGTTCCTTCGCGCACTGAGCAAGAAATCCTCCACTCTCTATTCCTTGCACGTTACATCCATGTCCCTGGCATGCATTGGGATTGGGGGCTGCACCCTTTCTTCATGGCTCACTTGCCGGCTTGCCAGCTATGAGCAAAGGCGAATGTTTTCAGAAAGAGAGCATTCACTGCATCACTCCCACGAAATGGCTGACAAG CAGACGAGTATCTTCTTCACCAAACCCCCACTTCAGTCGACATTATCTGGCACCTTTTCTGGAAATCCTAGCCGAGACCAAG GAAATGACAGACAACATGAGCAATGGAGGACCACATTTAATTTATAA
- the TMEM196 gene encoding transmembrane protein 196 isoform X2, producing MCTSSHIIGSLLVLSVLEIGLGVSSVAVGAVSFSLVLAEPQPPQLGDSSPVWSGVCFLLCGACGILCAKKKSGLVMILFSACCICGLIGGILNFQFLRALSKKSSTLYSLHVTSMSLACIGIGGCTLSSWLTCRLASYEQRRMFSEREHSLHHSHEMADKRLRGIEITDLPSCPVIPPTPELPPRRVSSSPNPHFSRHYLAPFLEILAETKEMTDNMSNGGPHLIYNGKAY from the exons ATGTGCACCAGCAGCCACATCATCGGCAGCCTCCTGGTGCTCTCCGTGCTGGAGATAGGGCTGGGGGTCTCCAGCGTGGCCGTGGGGGCGGTCAGCTTCAGCCTGGTCCTTGCGGAGCCTCAGCCGCCTCAGCTGGGAGACTCTTCTCCGGTATGGAGCGGGGTGTGT TTTCTGCTTTGTGGAGCATGTGGAATACTGTgtgccaaaaaaaaatcaggacttGTC ATGATCCTTTTCTCAGCCTGCTGTATCTGTGGACTCATTGGGGGAATATTAAACTTTCAGTTCCTTCGCGCACTGAGCAAGAAATCCTCCACTCTCTATTCCTTGCACGTTACATCCATGTCCCTGGCATGCATTGGGATTGGGGGCTGCACCCTTTCTTCATGGCTCACTTGCCGGCTTGCCAGCTATGAGCAAAGGCGAATGTTTTCAGAAAGAGAGCATTCACTGCATCACTCCCACGAAATGGCTGACAAG AGATTGAGGGGGATTGAAATAACCGACCTGCCCAGCTGCCCGGTGATTCCCCCGACACCAGAGTTGCCTCCCAG ACGAGTATCTTCTTCACCAAACCCCCACTTCAGTCGACATTATCTGGCACCTTTTCTGGAAATCCTAGCCGAGACCAAG GAAATGACAGACAACATGAGCAATGGAGGACCACATTTAATTTATAATGGAAAAGCATACTGA
- the TMEM196 gene encoding transmembrane protein 196 isoform X3 codes for MCTSSHIIGSLLVLSVLEIGLGVSSVAVGAVSFSLVLAEPQPPQLGDSSPVWSGFLLCGACGILCAKKKSGLVMILFSACCICGLIGGILNFQFLRALSKKSSTLYSLHVTSMSLACIGIGGCTLSSWLTCRLASYEQRRMFSEREHSLHHSHEMADKRLRGIEITDLPSCPVIPPTPELPPSRRVSSSPNPHFSRHYLAPFLEILAETKEMTDNMSNGGPHLIYNGKAY; via the exons ATGTGCACCAGCAGCCACATCATCGGCAGCCTCCTGGTGCTCTCCGTGCTGGAGATAGGGCTGGGGGTCTCCAGCGTGGCCGTGGGGGCGGTCAGCTTCAGCCTGGTCCTTGCGGAGCCTCAGCCGCCTCAGCTGGGAGACTCTTCTCCGGTATGGAGCGGG TTTCTGCTTTGTGGAGCATGTGGAATACTGTgtgccaaaaaaaaatcaggacttGTC ATGATCCTTTTCTCAGCCTGCTGTATCTGTGGACTCATTGGGGGAATATTAAACTTTCAGTTCCTTCGCGCACTGAGCAAGAAATCCTCCACTCTCTATTCCTTGCACGTTACATCCATGTCCCTGGCATGCATTGGGATTGGGGGCTGCACCCTTTCTTCATGGCTCACTTGCCGGCTTGCCAGCTATGAGCAAAGGCGAATGTTTTCAGAAAGAGAGCATTCACTGCATCACTCCCACGAAATGGCTGACAAG AGATTGAGGGGGATTGAAATAACCGACCTGCCCAGCTGCCCGGTGATTCCCCCGACACCAGAGTTGCCTCCCAG CAGACGAGTATCTTCTTCACCAAACCCCCACTTCAGTCGACATTATCTGGCACCTTTTCTGGAAATCCTAGCCGAGACCAAG GAAATGACAGACAACATGAGCAATGGAGGACCACATTTAATTTATAATGGAAAAGCATACTGA
- the TMEM196 gene encoding transmembrane protein 196 isoform X4, with product MCTSSHIIGSLLVLSVLEIGLGVSSVAVGAVSFSLVLAEPQPPQLGDSSPFLLCGACGILCAKKKSGLVMILFSACCICGLIGGILNFQFLRALSKKSSTLYSLHVTSMSLACIGIGGCTLSSWLTCRLASYEQRRMFSEREHSLHHSHEMADKRLRGIEITDLPSCPVIPPTPELPPSRRVSSSPNPHFSRHYLAPFLEILAETKEMTDNMSNGGPHLIYNGKAY from the exons ATGTGCACCAGCAGCCACATCATCGGCAGCCTCCTGGTGCTCTCCGTGCTGGAGATAGGGCTGGGGGTCTCCAGCGTGGCCGTGGGGGCGGTCAGCTTCAGCCTGGTCCTTGCGGAGCCTCAGCCGCCTCAGCTGGGAGACTCTTCTCCG TTTCTGCTTTGTGGAGCATGTGGAATACTGTgtgccaaaaaaaaatcaggacttGTC ATGATCCTTTTCTCAGCCTGCTGTATCTGTGGACTCATTGGGGGAATATTAAACTTTCAGTTCCTTCGCGCACTGAGCAAGAAATCCTCCACTCTCTATTCCTTGCACGTTACATCCATGTCCCTGGCATGCATTGGGATTGGGGGCTGCACCCTTTCTTCATGGCTCACTTGCCGGCTTGCCAGCTATGAGCAAAGGCGAATGTTTTCAGAAAGAGAGCATTCACTGCATCACTCCCACGAAATGGCTGACAAG AGATTGAGGGGGATTGAAATAACCGACCTGCCCAGCTGCCCGGTGATTCCCCCGACACCAGAGTTGCCTCCCAG CAGACGAGTATCTTCTTCACCAAACCCCCACTTCAGTCGACATTATCTGGCACCTTTTCTGGAAATCCTAGCCGAGACCAAG GAAATGACAGACAACATGAGCAATGGAGGACCACATTTAATTTATAATGGAAAAGCATACTGA
- the TMEM196 gene encoding transmembrane protein 196 isoform X1 → MCTSSHIIGSLLVLSVLEIGLGVSSVAVGAVSFSLVLAEPQPPQLGDSSPVWSGVCFLLCGACGILCAKKKSGLVMILFSACCICGLIGGILNFQFLRALSKKSSTLYSLHVTSMSLACIGIGGCTLSSWLTCRLASYEQRRMFSEREHSLHHSHEMADKRLRGIEITDLPSCPVIPPTPELPPSRRVSSSPNPHFSRHYLAPFLEILAETKEMTDNMSNGGPHLIYNGKAY, encoded by the exons ATGTGCACCAGCAGCCACATCATCGGCAGCCTCCTGGTGCTCTCCGTGCTGGAGATAGGGCTGGGGGTCTCCAGCGTGGCCGTGGGGGCGGTCAGCTTCAGCCTGGTCCTTGCGGAGCCTCAGCCGCCTCAGCTGGGAGACTCTTCTCCGGTATGGAGCGGGGTGTGT TTTCTGCTTTGTGGAGCATGTGGAATACTGTgtgccaaaaaaaaatcaggacttGTC ATGATCCTTTTCTCAGCCTGCTGTATCTGTGGACTCATTGGGGGAATATTAAACTTTCAGTTCCTTCGCGCACTGAGCAAGAAATCCTCCACTCTCTATTCCTTGCACGTTACATCCATGTCCCTGGCATGCATTGGGATTGGGGGCTGCACCCTTTCTTCATGGCTCACTTGCCGGCTTGCCAGCTATGAGCAAAGGCGAATGTTTTCAGAAAGAGAGCATTCACTGCATCACTCCCACGAAATGGCTGACAAG AGATTGAGGGGGATTGAAATAACCGACCTGCCCAGCTGCCCGGTGATTCCCCCGACACCAGAGTTGCCTCCCAG CAGACGAGTATCTTCTTCACCAAACCCCCACTTCAGTCGACATTATCTGGCACCTTTTCTGGAAATCCTAGCCGAGACCAAG GAAATGACAGACAACATGAGCAATGGAGGACCACATTTAATTTATAATGGAAAAGCATACTGA